In Corylus avellana chromosome ca2, CavTom2PMs-1.0, the following proteins share a genomic window:
- the LOC132168802 gene encoding enhancer of mRNA-decapping protein 1 isoform X2, translated as MSMRYQRVSSPDCVPLSSGKKSNINGRILHTTTNIPGARTNVSGTGCSALEGKGFRFRSPSITHDQNNLEAAPASPHSENHHHDSPPPPPPPPPPAAAAAAKNHRHDRSPSPSASASPSPSPSRVGGGGGGSGDMLLQWGQRKRARVSRSEIRALTDDSSSSSSSVAIKAQRRLAPAASTMPPPPPPPPPLPNPCTYTSTSNATTRPRREASAFLSHRNLDERSGSGGSGSPSRNGGNGSRVVSRSTAGKRSPPPEKVDRKMITCSGSVKDEKANGSSDRTNHVDSGNQAHSELEAGPTNTAAPLAGGGGGEKVNVELTEWPRIFIALSRKEKEDDFLAMKGTKLSQRPKKRAKNIDKALQYCFPGMWLSDLTRNRYEVREKKCVKKQKRRGLKGMESLESDSE; from the exons ATATCAGAGAGTAAGTAGCCCAGATTGTGTTCCTTTGAGCAGTGGAAAAAAGTCCAACATCAATGGCAGAATTCTCCACACCACGACGAATATACCAGGTGCAAGAACAAATGTGAGTGGCACCGGGTGTTCTGCTTTGGAAGGCAAAGGCTTCAGATTCAGATCCCCATCTATAACCCACGACCAAAATAACCTTGAGGCTGCACCCGCTTCTCCCCACTCTGAGAACCACCACCATGATTCccctccacctcctcctccaccaccaccaccagcagcagcagcagcagcaaagAACCACCGGCACGACAGGAGTCCGAGCCCCAGTGCCAGCGCGAGTCCCAGCCCCAGCCCCAGCCgtgttggtggtggtggaggcGGAAGTGGTGACATGCTATTGCAGTGGGGTCAGAGAAAGAGGGCAAGGGTCTCCAGGTCCGAGATCCGCGCGCTTACTGAtgactcatcatcatcatcatcctctgTGGCTATCAAGGCCCAGAGGAGACTCGCCCCCGCCGCCTCAACGATGCCACCGCCACCCCCACCGCCTCCGCCACTCCCCAATCCTTGCACTTATACTTCTACTTCCAATGCCACCACCAGACCCAGAAGGGAAGCTTCTGCCTTTCTTTCTCACAG GAATTTAGACGAGCGATCTGGTTCTGGAGGAAGTGGGTCACCATCGAGAAACGGTGGCAACGGCAGCCGGGTGGTGTCTAGATCTACGGCAGGGAAAAGATCCCCTCCACCAGAAAAAGTGGATAGAAAGATGATCACTTGTTCTGGGTCAGTAAAAGATGAGAAGGCAAATGGATCCTCTGATCGAACCAACCATGTTGATTCTGGGAATCAAGCACACTCGGAGCTGGAAGCCGGGCCCACTAACACTGCGGCTCCATTGgctggaggaggaggaggagaaaagGTGAATGTTGAACTGACTGAGTGGCCCAGAATTTTCATTGCCCTCTCACgaaaggagaaagaagatgATTTCCTTGCAATGAAGGGCACAAAGCTCTCTCAGAGACCCAAGAAGAGAGCCAAGAACATTGATAAAGCTCTGCAG TATTGTTTTCCAGGGATGTGGCTTTCTGACTTGACAAGGAATCGATATGAGGTCCGGGAGAAGAAATGTGTGAAGAAG CAAAAGCGAAGGGGTTTGAAGGGAATGGAGAGCTTGGAGAGTGATTCGGAGTAG
- the LOC132170253 gene encoding membrane-bound transcription factor site-2 protease homolog isoform X3 codes for MMEMEGRRVRRFGRGRTRSQARSPLPLRITTTNLSNTISCWFCDYKISALNEPLFRFGRRHARSLRVWFSIGTGFSLTALLAVTLILLWELGKALHLFRQKTELENLSTALLFGFSPSSVSGLSISLADAGYLLISTLISVSVHELGHALAAASEGIQMEYIAIFIAVLFPGALVAFNYELLQAFSQFTMLRVYCAGIWHNAVCCAGCGLVLFLLPLILFPFYMHSESPMVLDVSSTSPLFKYLSPGDLIMSLDGVHIHNAEEWMEMTVLIDNVTRQITDHTEYVEGFGAVNGRKGYCVPNFMIEDGQKIQSVDNQSACPNDLTAFVTIPCLDTRMSDSGNSKNGHPKRRQSTHCMNAQDIVKLYKCGDGWTTITNGSSCTCSLDESCLSPLQMPGLSWVEISYLGSFTPECLQLGRNSFSVSKTSDLINSKCVGTFVFVGDVMSMAHSVRLTAYQPRWAFHFGAYLPNVLERILTYTFHVSLTLALLNSLP; via the exons ATGATGGAGATGGAAGGGAGGCGGGTGAGAAGGTTTGGGAGGGGACGCACTCGATCTCAGGCTCGCTCTCCCCTGCCCCTACGCATTACCACCACCAACCTCTCCAATACCATTTCCTGTTG GTTCTGCGACTACAAAATATCTGCTCTGAATGAACCTCTTTTCCGTTTTGGACGAAGGCATGCCAG AAGTTTGAGAGTATGGTTTTCCATTGGAACTGGTTTTAGCCTAACCGCGCTGCTTGCCGTTACTCTG ATTCTCCTTTGGGAATTAGGCAAAGCCCTGCATCTTTTCCGCCAAAAAACAGAGCTGGAAAATCTATCTACAGCCTTACTGTTTGGGTTTTCCCCCTCCTCG GTCTCTGGTTTGAGCATCTCACTTGCCGATGCTGGGTATTTACTTATTTCTACCTTGATTTCCGTATCCGTGCATGAACTCGGGCATGCTCTTGCTGCTGCTAG TGAAGGCATACAGATGGAGTACATTGCCATTTTTATTGCAGTTCTATTTCCTGGTGCTCTGGTGGCTTTCAACTACGAGTTGCTACAAGCATTTTCACAATTTACTATGCTCCGTGTATACTGTGCTGGTATTTGGCACAATGCAGTG TGTTGTGCAGGTTGTGGATTGGTTCTATTCCTCCTGCCTCTGATCCTGTTTCCCTTCTACATGCATAGTGAAAGCCCCATG GTTTTGGATGTATCTTCTACATCGCCTTTGTTCAAATATTTGTCTCCTGGGGATCTAATTATGTCACTGGATGGTGTTCACATCCATAATGCAGAAGAGTGGATGGAAATGACAGTTCTGATAGATAATGTGACACGTCAAATTACAGATCATACCGAATATGTTGAAGGCTTTGGGGCGGTCAATGGCAGAAAGGGGTATTGTGTCCCCAATTTTATGATAGAAGATGGCCAGAAGATTCAGTCAGTAGACAACCAATCTGCTTGTCCTAATGATCTTACTGCATTTGTAACCATTCCCTGTCTTGATACGAGAATGTCAGATAGTGGTAACAGCAAAAATGGTCATCCAAAGAGAAGACAGAGTACACACTGCATGAATGCTCAGGACATTGTTAAGCTTTATAAATGTGGTGATGGATGGACAACAATAACTAATGGAAGCAGCTGCACATGTTCACTG GATGAGTCTTGCTTAAGTCCACTTCAGATGCCAGGTTTGAGCTGGGTGGAGATCTCATACTTAGGATCTTTTACTCCAGAGTGCTTGCAACTTGGAAGAAATTCATTTTCAGTATCCAAGACTTCTGACCTTATAAACTCCAAGTGTGTTGGGACTTTTGTTTTTGTCGGTGATGTGATGTCCATGGCACATTCGGTTCGTTTAACTGCTTATCAACCTCGTTGGGCATTTCATTTTGGTGCATATCTTCCAAATGTGCTGGAAAGGATTCTGACATACACATTCCACGTCTCTCTAACACTAGCTCTTCTCAATAGCTTGCCA TAA
- the LOC132168803 gene encoding actin-related protein 2/3 complex subunit 2A isoform X2: MKNSHVLLLSMSLPTPPPEAIFFGGLPFGAIEAIKAAYGVLVQILDPPRDGFNLTLKLNLSKLPPDEEHRHALLVKIASVREVVLGAPLRVILKQLASRTVAPNMDRLVAIVHRPNESFFLVPQVGKVTVVFPMRFKDSIDIVLATSFLQEFVEARRTAGLNNVPSCLWSSSPPLELKGAPGEALLANAGFVTFVIFPRHVEGKKLDRTVWSLSTFHAYVSYHVKCSEGFMHTRMRRRVESLIQALDRAKPELENSKKTVQSRSFKRLSLNDARTNSKS, translated from the exons ATGAAGAATTCACATGTCTTGTTGCTATCAATGTCGTTACCCACCCCTCCTCCAGAAGCCATTTTCTTTGGTGGACTTCCGTTTGGAGCGATAGAAGCTATAAAAGCTGCATATGGTGTGCTTGTACAAATTCTTGATCCTCCAAGGGATGGCTTTAATCTCACATTGAAACTGAATCTGTCAAAACTTCCTCCAGATGAAG AGCACAGACATGCTCTTTTGGTAAAGATTGCATCTGTTAGGGAAGTGGTACTTGGTGCTCCATTGAGAGTAATTCTAAAACAACTTGCTTCAAGGACTGTTGCTCCTAATATGGATCGGCTTGTTGCAATTGTGCACCGGCCGAACGAGTCTTTTTTCCTTGTTCctcag GTAGGGAAGGTGACGGTTGTGTTTCCTATGAGATTTAAGGACTCCATAGATATTGTTCTTGCGACTTCCTTCCTGCAG GAGTTTGTGGAAGCAAGACGCACGGCTGGACTTAATAACGTCCCTTCTTGTTTGTggtcttcttctcctcctctaGAGCTGAAGGGAGCTCCTGGTGAAGCACTATTGGCAAATGCAGGATTTGTTACATTTG TTATCTTCCCCCGTCATGTAGAAGGCAAAAAGTTGGACCGTACAGTTTGGAGTTTATCAACTTTTCACGCTTATGTTAGTTATCATGTCAAA TGCTCAGAGGGTTTCATGCATACAAGGATGCGGCGTCGTGTGGAGTCTTTGATTCAG GCCCTAGATCGTGCCAAGCCGGAGTTGGAGAATTCGAAGAAAACAGTGCAAAGCAGATCCTTCAAACGACTG AGCCTCAATGATGCAAGGACCAATTCGAAGTCATAA
- the LOC132168803 gene encoding actin-related protein 2/3 complex subunit 2A isoform X1 yields the protein MILLQSHSRFLLQTLMNRVQNLEKGVELDYHWVEFDDVRYHIQVSMKNSHVLLLSMSLPTPPPEAIFFGGLPFGAIEAIKAAYGVLVQILDPPRDGFNLTLKLNLSKLPPDEEHRHALLVKIASVREVVLGAPLRVILKQLASRTVAPNMDRLVAIVHRPNESFFLVPQVGKVTVVFPMRFKDSIDIVLATSFLQEFVEARRTAGLNNVPSCLWSSSPPLELKGAPGEALLANAGFVTFVIFPRHVEGKKLDRTVWSLSTFHAYVSYHVKCSEGFMHTRMRRRVESLIQALDRAKPELENSKKTVQSRSFKRLSLNDARTNSKS from the exons ATGATACTGTTGCAATCTCACTCAAGATTTCTCCTTCAGACCTTGATGAATCGGGTTCAGAA CCTTGAAAAGGGAGTTGAATTGGATTATCACTGGGTTGAGTTTGACGATGTTCGTTACCATATTCAG GTGTCAATGAAGAATTCACATGTCTTGTTGCTATCAATGTCGTTACCCACCCCTCCTCCAGAAGCCATTTTCTTTGGTGGACTTCCGTTTGGAGCGATAGAAGCTATAAAAGCTGCATATGGTGTGCTTGTACAAATTCTTGATCCTCCAAGGGATGGCTTTAATCTCACATTGAAACTGAATCTGTCAAAACTTCCTCCAGATGAAG AGCACAGACATGCTCTTTTGGTAAAGATTGCATCTGTTAGGGAAGTGGTACTTGGTGCTCCATTGAGAGTAATTCTAAAACAACTTGCTTCAAGGACTGTTGCTCCTAATATGGATCGGCTTGTTGCAATTGTGCACCGGCCGAACGAGTCTTTTTTCCTTGTTCctcag GTAGGGAAGGTGACGGTTGTGTTTCCTATGAGATTTAAGGACTCCATAGATATTGTTCTTGCGACTTCCTTCCTGCAG GAGTTTGTGGAAGCAAGACGCACGGCTGGACTTAATAACGTCCCTTCTTGTTTGTggtcttcttctcctcctctaGAGCTGAAGGGAGCTCCTGGTGAAGCACTATTGGCAAATGCAGGATTTGTTACATTTG TTATCTTCCCCCGTCATGTAGAAGGCAAAAAGTTGGACCGTACAGTTTGGAGTTTATCAACTTTTCACGCTTATGTTAGTTATCATGTCAAA TGCTCAGAGGGTTTCATGCATACAAGGATGCGGCGTCGTGTGGAGTCTTTGATTCAG GCCCTAGATCGTGCCAAGCCGGAGTTGGAGAATTCGAAGAAAACAGTGCAAAGCAGATCCTTCAAACGACTG AGCCTCAATGATGCAAGGACCAATTCGAAGTCATAA
- the LOC132168802 gene encoding enhancer of mRNA-decapping protein 1 isoform X3, whose amino-acid sequence METEPSYSGYQRVSSPDCVPLSSGKKSNINGRILHTTTNIPGARTNVSGTGCSALEGKGFRFRSPSITHDQNNLEAAPASPHSENHHHDSPPPPPPPPPPAAAAAAKNHRHDRSPSPSASASPSPSPSRVGGGGGGSGDMLLQWGQRKRARVSRSEIRALTDDSSSSSSSVAIKAQRRLAPAASTMPPPPPPPPPLPNPCTYTSTSNATTRPRREASAFLSHRNLDERSGSGGSGSPSRNGGNGSRVVSRSTAGKRSPPPEKVDRKMITCSGSVKDEKANGSSDRTNHVDSGNQAHSELEAGPTNTAAPLAGGGGGEKVNVELTEWPRIFIALSRKEKEDDFLAMKGTKLSQRPKKRAKNIDKALQGCGFLT is encoded by the exons ATATCAGAGAGTAAGTAGCCCAGATTGTGTTCCTTTGAGCAGTGGAAAAAAGTCCAACATCAATGGCAGAATTCTCCACACCACGACGAATATACCAGGTGCAAGAACAAATGTGAGTGGCACCGGGTGTTCTGCTTTGGAAGGCAAAGGCTTCAGATTCAGATCCCCATCTATAACCCACGACCAAAATAACCTTGAGGCTGCACCCGCTTCTCCCCACTCTGAGAACCACCACCATGATTCccctccacctcctcctccaccaccaccaccagcagcagcagcagcagcaaagAACCACCGGCACGACAGGAGTCCGAGCCCCAGTGCCAGCGCGAGTCCCAGCCCCAGCCCCAGCCgtgttggtggtggtggaggcGGAAGTGGTGACATGCTATTGCAGTGGGGTCAGAGAAAGAGGGCAAGGGTCTCCAGGTCCGAGATCCGCGCGCTTACTGAtgactcatcatcatcatcatcctctgTGGCTATCAAGGCCCAGAGGAGACTCGCCCCCGCCGCCTCAACGATGCCACCGCCACCCCCACCGCCTCCGCCACTCCCCAATCCTTGCACTTATACTTCTACTTCCAATGCCACCACCAGACCCAGAAGGGAAGCTTCTGCCTTTCTTTCTCACAG GAATTTAGACGAGCGATCTGGTTCTGGAGGAAGTGGGTCACCATCGAGAAACGGTGGCAACGGCAGCCGGGTGGTGTCTAGATCTACGGCAGGGAAAAGATCCCCTCCACCAGAAAAAGTGGATAGAAAGATGATCACTTGTTCTGGGTCAGTAAAAGATGAGAAGGCAAATGGATCCTCTGATCGAACCAACCATGTTGATTCTGGGAATCAAGCACACTCGGAGCTGGAAGCCGGGCCCACTAACACTGCGGCTCCATTGgctggaggaggaggaggagaaaagGTGAATGTTGAACTGACTGAGTGGCCCAGAATTTTCATTGCCCTCTCACgaaaggagaaagaagatgATTTCCTTGCAATGAAGGGCACAAAGCTCTCTCAGAGACCCAAGAAGAGAGCCAAGAACATTGATAAAGCTCTGCAG GGATGTGGCTTTCTGACTTGA
- the LOC132170253 gene encoding membrane-bound transcription factor site-2 protease homolog isoform X2 produces the protein MMEMEGRRVRRFGRGRTRSQARSPLPLRITTTNLSNTISCWFCDYKISALNEPLFRFGRRHARSLRVWFSIGTGFSLTALLAVTLILLWELGKALHLFRQKTELENLSTALLFGFSPSSVSGLSISLADAGYLLISTLISVSVHELGHALAAASEGIQMEYIAIFIAVLFPGALVAFNYELLQAFSQFTMLRVYCAGIWHNAVCCAGCGLVLFLLPLILFPFYMHSESPMVLDVSSTSPLFKYLSPGDLIMSLDGVHIHNAEEWMEMTVLIDNVTRQITDHTEYVEGFGAVNGRKGYCVPNFMIEDGQKIQSVDNQSACPNDLTAFVTIPCLDTRMSDSGNSKNGHPKRRQSTHCMNAQDIVKLYKCGDGWTTITNGSSCTCSLDESCLSPLQMPGLSWVEISYLGSFTPECLQLGRNSFSVSKTSDLINSKCVGTFVFVGDVMSMAHSVRLTAYQPRWAFHFGAYLPNVLERILTYTFHVSLTLALLNSLPDLVLLSLTGLDRILDLDVALWKNWCAFQSFKDMFFLDD, from the exons ATGATGGAGATGGAAGGGAGGCGGGTGAGAAGGTTTGGGAGGGGACGCACTCGATCTCAGGCTCGCTCTCCCCTGCCCCTACGCATTACCACCACCAACCTCTCCAATACCATTTCCTGTTG GTTCTGCGACTACAAAATATCTGCTCTGAATGAACCTCTTTTCCGTTTTGGACGAAGGCATGCCAG AAGTTTGAGAGTATGGTTTTCCATTGGAACTGGTTTTAGCCTAACCGCGCTGCTTGCCGTTACTCTG ATTCTCCTTTGGGAATTAGGCAAAGCCCTGCATCTTTTCCGCCAAAAAACAGAGCTGGAAAATCTATCTACAGCCTTACTGTTTGGGTTTTCCCCCTCCTCG GTCTCTGGTTTGAGCATCTCACTTGCCGATGCTGGGTATTTACTTATTTCTACCTTGATTTCCGTATCCGTGCATGAACTCGGGCATGCTCTTGCTGCTGCTAG TGAAGGCATACAGATGGAGTACATTGCCATTTTTATTGCAGTTCTATTTCCTGGTGCTCTGGTGGCTTTCAACTACGAGTTGCTACAAGCATTTTCACAATTTACTATGCTCCGTGTATACTGTGCTGGTATTTGGCACAATGCAGTG TGTTGTGCAGGTTGTGGATTGGTTCTATTCCTCCTGCCTCTGATCCTGTTTCCCTTCTACATGCATAGTGAAAGCCCCATG GTTTTGGATGTATCTTCTACATCGCCTTTGTTCAAATATTTGTCTCCTGGGGATCTAATTATGTCACTGGATGGTGTTCACATCCATAATGCAGAAGAGTGGATGGAAATGACAGTTCTGATAGATAATGTGACACGTCAAATTACAGATCATACCGAATATGTTGAAGGCTTTGGGGCGGTCAATGGCAGAAAGGGGTATTGTGTCCCCAATTTTATGATAGAAGATGGCCAGAAGATTCAGTCAGTAGACAACCAATCTGCTTGTCCTAATGATCTTACTGCATTTGTAACCATTCCCTGTCTTGATACGAGAATGTCAGATAGTGGTAACAGCAAAAATGGTCATCCAAAGAGAAGACAGAGTACACACTGCATGAATGCTCAGGACATTGTTAAGCTTTATAAATGTGGTGATGGATGGACAACAATAACTAATGGAAGCAGCTGCACATGTTCACTG GATGAGTCTTGCTTAAGTCCACTTCAGATGCCAGGTTTGAGCTGGGTGGAGATCTCATACTTAGGATCTTTTACTCCAGAGTGCTTGCAACTTGGAAGAAATTCATTTTCAGTATCCAAGACTTCTGACCTTATAAACTCCAAGTGTGTTGGGACTTTTGTTTTTGTCGGTGATGTGATGTCCATGGCACATTCGGTTCGTTTAACTGCTTATCAACCTCGTTGGGCATTTCATTTTGGTGCATATCTTCCAAATGTGCTGGAAAGGATTCTGACATACACATTCCACGTCTCTCTAACACTAGCTCTTCTCAATAGCTTGCCA GATTTGGTTTTGCTTTCACTGACTGGGTTGGACAGAATTTTGGATTTGGATGTGGCATTGTGGAAAAATTGGTGTGCCTTTCAGAGCTTCAAAGATATGTTCTTTTTGGATGACTAG
- the LOC132168802 gene encoding enhancer of mRNA-decapping protein 1 isoform X1, whose translation METEPSYSGYQRVSSPDCVPLSSGKKSNINGRILHTTTNIPGARTNVSGTGCSALEGKGFRFRSPSITHDQNNLEAAPASPHSENHHHDSPPPPPPPPPPAAAAAAKNHRHDRSPSPSASASPSPSPSRVGGGGGGSGDMLLQWGQRKRARVSRSEIRALTDDSSSSSSSVAIKAQRRLAPAASTMPPPPPPPPPLPNPCTYTSTSNATTRPRREASAFLSHRNLDERSGSGGSGSPSRNGGNGSRVVSRSTAGKRSPPPEKVDRKMITCSGSVKDEKANGSSDRTNHVDSGNQAHSELEAGPTNTAAPLAGGGGGEKVNVELTEWPRIFIALSRKEKEDDFLAMKGTKLSQRPKKRAKNIDKALQYCFPGMWLSDLTRNRYEVREKKCVKKQKRRGLKGMESLESDSE comes from the exons ATATCAGAGAGTAAGTAGCCCAGATTGTGTTCCTTTGAGCAGTGGAAAAAAGTCCAACATCAATGGCAGAATTCTCCACACCACGACGAATATACCAGGTGCAAGAACAAATGTGAGTGGCACCGGGTGTTCTGCTTTGGAAGGCAAAGGCTTCAGATTCAGATCCCCATCTATAACCCACGACCAAAATAACCTTGAGGCTGCACCCGCTTCTCCCCACTCTGAGAACCACCACCATGATTCccctccacctcctcctccaccaccaccaccagcagcagcagcagcagcaaagAACCACCGGCACGACAGGAGTCCGAGCCCCAGTGCCAGCGCGAGTCCCAGCCCCAGCCCCAGCCgtgttggtggtggtggaggcGGAAGTGGTGACATGCTATTGCAGTGGGGTCAGAGAAAGAGGGCAAGGGTCTCCAGGTCCGAGATCCGCGCGCTTACTGAtgactcatcatcatcatcatcctctgTGGCTATCAAGGCCCAGAGGAGACTCGCCCCCGCCGCCTCAACGATGCCACCGCCACCCCCACCGCCTCCGCCACTCCCCAATCCTTGCACTTATACTTCTACTTCCAATGCCACCACCAGACCCAGAAGGGAAGCTTCTGCCTTTCTTTCTCACAG GAATTTAGACGAGCGATCTGGTTCTGGAGGAAGTGGGTCACCATCGAGAAACGGTGGCAACGGCAGCCGGGTGGTGTCTAGATCTACGGCAGGGAAAAGATCCCCTCCACCAGAAAAAGTGGATAGAAAGATGATCACTTGTTCTGGGTCAGTAAAAGATGAGAAGGCAAATGGATCCTCTGATCGAACCAACCATGTTGATTCTGGGAATCAAGCACACTCGGAGCTGGAAGCCGGGCCCACTAACACTGCGGCTCCATTGgctggaggaggaggaggagaaaagGTGAATGTTGAACTGACTGAGTGGCCCAGAATTTTCATTGCCCTCTCACgaaaggagaaagaagatgATTTCCTTGCAATGAAGGGCACAAAGCTCTCTCAGAGACCCAAGAAGAGAGCCAAGAACATTGATAAAGCTCTGCAG TATTGTTTTCCAGGGATGTGGCTTTCTGACTTGACAAGGAATCGATATGAGGTCCGGGAGAAGAAATGTGTGAAGAAG CAAAAGCGAAGGGGTTTGAAGGGAATGGAGAGCTTGGAGAGTGATTCGGAGTAG
- the LOC132170253 gene encoding membrane-bound transcription factor site-2 protease homolog isoform X1, which produces MMEMEGRRVRRFGRGRTRSQARSPLPLRITTTNLSNTISCWFCDYKISALNEPLFRFGRRHARSLRVWFSIGTGFSLTALLAVTLILLWELGKALHLFRQKTELENLSTALLFGFSPSSVSGLSISLADAGYLLISTLISVSVHELGHALAAASEGIQMEYIAIFIAVLFPGALVAFNYELLQAFSQFTMLRVYCAGIWHNAVCCAGCGLVLFLLPLILFPFYMHSESPMVLDVSSTSPLFKYLSPGDLIMSLDGVHIHNAEEWMEMTVLIDNVTRQITDHTEYVEGFGAVNGRKGYCVPNFMIEDGQKIQSVDNQSACPNDLTAFVTIPCLDTRMSDSGNSKNGHPKRRQSTHCMNAQDIVKLYKCGDGWTTITNGSSCTCSLDESCLSPLQMPGLSWVEISYLGSFTPECLQLGRNSFSVSKTSDLINSKCVGTFVFVGDVMSMAHSVRLTAYQPRWAFHFGAYLPNVLERILTYTFHVSLTLALLNSLPVYFLDGESLLEVTLCHFTLLSPRKREKVLQVCLLGGTLISILVFMRILFSLFNA; this is translated from the exons ATGATGGAGATGGAAGGGAGGCGGGTGAGAAGGTTTGGGAGGGGACGCACTCGATCTCAGGCTCGCTCTCCCCTGCCCCTACGCATTACCACCACCAACCTCTCCAATACCATTTCCTGTTG GTTCTGCGACTACAAAATATCTGCTCTGAATGAACCTCTTTTCCGTTTTGGACGAAGGCATGCCAG AAGTTTGAGAGTATGGTTTTCCATTGGAACTGGTTTTAGCCTAACCGCGCTGCTTGCCGTTACTCTG ATTCTCCTTTGGGAATTAGGCAAAGCCCTGCATCTTTTCCGCCAAAAAACAGAGCTGGAAAATCTATCTACAGCCTTACTGTTTGGGTTTTCCCCCTCCTCG GTCTCTGGTTTGAGCATCTCACTTGCCGATGCTGGGTATTTACTTATTTCTACCTTGATTTCCGTATCCGTGCATGAACTCGGGCATGCTCTTGCTGCTGCTAG TGAAGGCATACAGATGGAGTACATTGCCATTTTTATTGCAGTTCTATTTCCTGGTGCTCTGGTGGCTTTCAACTACGAGTTGCTACAAGCATTTTCACAATTTACTATGCTCCGTGTATACTGTGCTGGTATTTGGCACAATGCAGTG TGTTGTGCAGGTTGTGGATTGGTTCTATTCCTCCTGCCTCTGATCCTGTTTCCCTTCTACATGCATAGTGAAAGCCCCATG GTTTTGGATGTATCTTCTACATCGCCTTTGTTCAAATATTTGTCTCCTGGGGATCTAATTATGTCACTGGATGGTGTTCACATCCATAATGCAGAAGAGTGGATGGAAATGACAGTTCTGATAGATAATGTGACACGTCAAATTACAGATCATACCGAATATGTTGAAGGCTTTGGGGCGGTCAATGGCAGAAAGGGGTATTGTGTCCCCAATTTTATGATAGAAGATGGCCAGAAGATTCAGTCAGTAGACAACCAATCTGCTTGTCCTAATGATCTTACTGCATTTGTAACCATTCCCTGTCTTGATACGAGAATGTCAGATAGTGGTAACAGCAAAAATGGTCATCCAAAGAGAAGACAGAGTACACACTGCATGAATGCTCAGGACATTGTTAAGCTTTATAAATGTGGTGATGGATGGACAACAATAACTAATGGAAGCAGCTGCACATGTTCACTG GATGAGTCTTGCTTAAGTCCACTTCAGATGCCAGGTTTGAGCTGGGTGGAGATCTCATACTTAGGATCTTTTACTCCAGAGTGCTTGCAACTTGGAAGAAATTCATTTTCAGTATCCAAGACTTCTGACCTTATAAACTCCAAGTGTGTTGGGACTTTTGTTTTTGTCGGTGATGTGATGTCCATGGCACATTCGGTTCGTTTAACTGCTTATCAACCTCGTTGGGCATTTCATTTTGGTGCATATCTTCCAAATGTGCTGGAAAGGATTCTGACATACACATTCCACGTCTCTCTAACACTAGCTCTTCTCAATAGCTTGCCA GTTTACTTTCTCGACGGAGAATCTCTTCTAGAGGTGACCCTTTGTCATTTCACTTTGCTGAGCCCAAGGAAGAGGGAAAAGGTTCTTCAAGTATGTCTTTTGGGAGGGACGCTTATTTCCATCCTTGTCTTTATGAGAATCTTATTCAGTCTTTTCAATGCGTAA